gatgatgatgatgatgatgatgatgatgatgatgatgatgatgatgatgatgatgatgatgatgatgatgatgatgatgatgatgatgatgatgatgatgatgatgatgatgatgatgatgatgatgatgatgatgatgatgatgatgatgatgatgatgatgatgatgatgatgatgatgatgatgatgatgatgatgatgatgatgatgatgatgatgatgatgatgatgatgatgatgatgatgatgatgatgatgatgatgatgatgatgatgatgatgatgatgatgatgatgatgatgatgatgatgatgatgatgatgatgatgatgatgatgatgatgatgatgatgatgatgatgatgatgatgatgatgatgatgatgatgatgatgatgatgatgatgatgatgatgatgatgatgatgatgatgatgatgatgatgatgatgatgatgatgatgatgatgatgatgatgatgatgatgatgatgatgatgatgatgatgatgatgatgatgatgatgatgatgatgatgatgatgatgatgatgatgatgatgatgatgatgatgatgatgatgatgatgatgatgatgatgatgatgatgatgatgatgatgatgatgatgatgatgatgatgatgatgatgatgatgatgatgatgatgatgatgatgatgatgatgatgatgatgatgatgatgatgatgatgatgatgatgatgatgatgatgatgatgatgatgatgatgatgatgatgatgatgatgatgatgatgatgatgatgatgatgatgatgatgatgatgatgatgatgatgatgatgatgatgatgatgatgatgatgatgatgatgatgatgatgatgatgatgatgatgatgatgatgatgatgatgatgatgatgatgatgatgatgatgatgatgatgatgatgatgatgatgatgatgatgatgatgatgatgatgatgatgatgatgatgatgatgatgatgatgatgatgatgatgatgatgatgatgatgatgatgatgatgatgatgatgatgatgatgatgatgatgatgatgatgatgatgatgatgatgatgatgatgatgatgatgatgatgatgatgatgatgatgatgatgatgatgatgatgatgatgatgatgatgatgatgatgatgatgatgatgatgatgatgatgat
The sequence above is a segment of the Anopheles darlingi chromosome 2, idAnoDarlMG_H_01, whole genome shotgun sequence genome. Coding sequences within it:
- the LOC125958654 gene encoding uncharacterized protein DDB_G0271670-like gives rise to the protein SSSSSSSSSSSSSSSSSSSSSSSSSSSSSSSSSSSSSSSSSSSSSSSSSSSSSSSSSSSSSSSSSSSSSSSSSSSSSSSSSSSSSSSSSSSSSSSSSSSSSSSSSSSSSSSSSSSSSSSSSSSSSSSSSSSSSSSSSSSSSSSSSSSSSSSSSSSSSSSSSSSSSSSSSSSSSSSSSSSSSSSSSSSSSSSSSSSSSSSSSSSSSSSSSSSSSSSSSSSSSSSSSSSSSSSSSSSSSSSSSSSSSSSSSSSSSSSSSSSSSSSSSSSSSSSSSSSSSSSSSSSSSSSSSSSSSSSSSSSSSSSSSSSSSSSSSSSSSSSSSSSSSSSSSSSSSSSSSSSSSSSSSS